Proteins co-encoded in one Halorussus salinus genomic window:
- a CDS encoding polysaccharide deacetylase family protein, whose amino-acid sequence MPDDGDSATGRNEDRDGGASADPRVTGDPEAVADSEFALLLTHDVDRPYKTIQSAYHAIEHRDPRQLLDLLPGRNPWWQFEDMMALEESLGVRSAFYFLREKHLLERPPGDWLDPFYWIEQFGRYELETPEMLDLLDRLREGGWEVGLHGSYDSYDDPDRLRMEKATLESALGEEVVGGRQHHLNRAPETWSHHRDIGLCYDASPGSSETTGFDRGYLPSRPFGDEFVVFPLTVMEAALPDPGDDFGAAWAECESLLAEAAENGAVMSALWHPRLFTERDFPGYRRLYRRLVERALEMGAWVGPPQEYYEMMAHPDGERASDSEVGGEDENRHRAALQSPQAEDNKVKTRSKTE is encoded by the coding sequence ATGCCTGACGACGGCGACTCGGCGACCGGGCGGAACGAGGACCGCGACGGCGGCGCGTCGGCCGACCCACGCGTGACGGGCGACCCCGAGGCGGTCGCAGACAGCGAGTTCGCGCTCCTGCTGACCCACGACGTAGACCGGCCCTACAAGACGATTCAGTCGGCGTACCACGCAATCGAGCATCGGGACCCCCGGCAGTTGCTGGACCTCCTGCCCGGCCGGAACCCATGGTGGCAGTTCGAAGACATGATGGCGTTGGAGGAGTCGCTCGGAGTCAGGTCGGCGTTCTACTTCCTACGGGAGAAACACCTCTTGGAGCGGCCGCCGGGCGATTGGCTCGACCCCTTCTACTGGATAGAGCAGTTCGGGCGCTACGAACTGGAGACTCCCGAGATGCTGGACCTGCTGGACCGACTCCGCGAGGGCGGGTGGGAGGTCGGCCTCCACGGCTCGTACGACTCCTACGACGACCCCGACCGCCTCCGGATGGAGAAGGCGACGCTCGAATCGGCCCTCGGCGAGGAGGTCGTGGGCGGTCGCCAACACCACCTGAACCGCGCGCCAGAGACGTGGAGCCACCACCGCGACATCGGCCTGTGCTACGACGCCAGTCCGGGGTCGAGCGAGACGACCGGCTTCGACCGCGGCTACCTGCCGTCGCGTCCCTTCGGCGACGAGTTCGTCGTCTTCCCGCTGACCGTGATGGAGGCCGCGCTCCCCGACCCCGGCGACGACTTCGGGGCGGCGTGGGCCGAGTGCGAGTCCCTGCTGGCGGAGGCCGCGGAGAACGGCGCGGTGATGTCGGCGCTCTGGCACCCGCGGCTGTTCACCGAGCGCGATTTTCCCGGCTACCGACGACTCTACCGGCGACTGGTCGAACGCGCGCTGGAGATGGGCGCGTGGGTCGGGCCGCCGCAGGAGTACTACGAGATGATGGCCCACCCCGACGGCGAACGCGCGAGCGATAGCGAAGTCGGCGGCGAGGACGAGAACCGCCACAGGGCGGCCCTACAGTCCCCGCAGGCGGAGGATAACAAAGTGAAAACGAGGTCCAAGACGGAGTAA
- the wecB gene encoding non-hydrolyzing UDP-N-acetylglucosamine 2-epimerase, whose protein sequence is MKVLTVVGARPQFVKAAAVSRELRRRHDEVLIHTGQHYDEEMSDVFFDELGIPEPDDNLGVGSSNHSDQTAEMLAGLGEKIEAEEPDAVLVYGDTNSTLAAAIAASKADTRLAHVEAGLRSYNREMPEEINRVLTDHAADLLFAPSRRAVANLREESVPGAVHDTGDVMYDAVLWARERAADHSEILSEFGVESGEYVLATVHRAANTDDPDRLAALLDALAGDPREVVFPAHPRTINRMQEYEMYDEARERLTLVEPVGYLDFVRLQDCADVVATDSGGVQKEAFFLDTPCVTMREETEWRETVEAGYNELVGANETAIRRALDDADPPSEKPRPYGDGDAAARITDLLDDA, encoded by the coding sequence ATGAAGGTCCTCACCGTCGTCGGCGCGCGGCCCCAGTTCGTCAAGGCCGCCGCCGTCTCGCGGGAACTCCGGCGTCGCCACGACGAGGTGCTGATTCACACCGGACAGCACTACGACGAGGAGATGTCCGACGTGTTCTTCGACGAGTTGGGCATCCCTGAACCGGACGACAACTTGGGCGTCGGCTCCTCGAACCACAGCGACCAGACCGCCGAGATGCTGGCCGGGTTGGGCGAGAAGATAGAAGCCGAAGAACCGGACGCGGTGCTGGTCTACGGCGACACCAACTCCACGCTCGCGGCGGCCATCGCCGCCTCGAAGGCCGACACCCGACTCGCGCACGTCGAGGCCGGACTTCGGAGCTACAACCGCGAGATGCCCGAGGAGATAAACCGTGTGCTGACCGACCACGCCGCGGACCTCCTCTTTGCGCCCTCTCGGCGCGCAGTGGCGAACCTCCGCGAGGAGTCGGTCCCCGGTGCGGTCCACGACACGGGCGACGTGATGTACGACGCCGTGCTGTGGGCGCGCGAGCGCGCCGCGGACCACTCCGAGATTCTGTCGGAGTTCGGCGTCGAATCGGGCGAGTACGTGCTGGCGACGGTCCACCGCGCCGCGAACACCGACGACCCCGACAGACTGGCGGCCCTCCTCGACGCGCTCGCGGGCGACCCCCGCGAGGTCGTCTTCCCCGCCCATCCGCGGACGATAAACCGTATGCAGGAATACGAAATGTACGACGAGGCCCGCGAGCGACTGACGCTGGTCGAGCCGGTGGGCTACCTCGATTTCGTGCGACTACAGGACTGTGCGGACGTGGTGGCGACCGACTCGGGGGGCGTCCAGAAGGAGGCGTTCTTCCTCGACACGCCCTGCGTGACGATGCGCGAGGAGACCGAGTGGCGCGAGACCGTCGAGGCCGGATACAACGAGTTGGTCGGCGCGAACGAGACGGCCATCCGCCGGGCGCTGGACGACGCCGACCCGCCGAGCGAGAAGCCCCGGCCGTACGGCGACGGCGACGCCGCGGCCAGAATCACCGACCTGTTGGACGATGCCTGA
- a CDS encoding nucleotide sugar dehydrogenase, translating into MSLHEVTKLYGTDAPETDQREEFLAGNVPVAVYGLGKMGLPLAAVYADTCGNVVGADVDPEVVETINAGKCPVKREPGLPELVAETVERGAFEATDDPAEAAADAAVHVVIVPTPITDEKEADLSILRSVAEEIATGLDPGDLVVVECTVPPRTCEDLLEPLLEDAAGHDEFGLAFCPERTSSGRALEDIRGAYPKVVGGTDDEATRAAELVYGEITQHDVLAVSDATTAEAVKVFEGLYRDVNIALANELATLTDELGIDVNEAIETANTQPFCEIHAPGPGVGGHCIPYYPYFVINGFETDSPLLETAREVNDSMPEFTVETLARELDAEGKSPDETTVALLGLTYRPGVEETRATPAEPIAERLSNLGATVLGVDPMLDDAEEFDLEKISQDALYERDLDAIVLVTPHSEFDAIEWERFDPLAVVDGRQSLDLAETDHRVYTIGSG; encoded by the coding sequence GTGAGCCTGCACGAAGTCACGAAACTGTACGGCACCGACGCCCCGGAGACCGACCAGCGCGAGGAGTTCCTCGCCGGAAACGTCCCGGTCGCGGTGTACGGCCTCGGCAAGATGGGCCTGCCGCTGGCGGCGGTGTACGCCGACACCTGCGGGAACGTCGTCGGCGCGGACGTGGACCCGGAGGTCGTCGAGACGATAAACGCCGGGAAGTGTCCCGTCAAGCGCGAACCCGGCCTGCCGGAACTCGTCGCCGAGACGGTCGAGCGCGGCGCGTTCGAGGCGACCGACGACCCCGCCGAGGCCGCGGCCGACGCCGCGGTCCACGTCGTCATCGTGCCGACGCCCATCACCGACGAGAAGGAGGCCGACCTCTCCATCCTGCGGTCGGTCGCCGAGGAGATAGCGACGGGGCTGGACCCCGGCGACCTCGTGGTCGTGGAGTGTACGGTCCCGCCCCGGACCTGCGAGGACCTGCTCGAACCGCTCCTCGAAGACGCCGCCGGACACGACGAGTTCGGACTGGCGTTCTGCCCCGAGCGGACCTCCAGCGGGCGGGCGCTCGAAGACATCCGCGGCGCGTACCCGAAGGTCGTCGGCGGCACCGACGACGAGGCCACCCGAGCCGCCGAACTCGTCTACGGCGAAATCACCCAACACGACGTACTCGCCGTCTCGGACGCGACCACCGCGGAGGCAGTGAAGGTCTTCGAGGGTCTCTACCGCGACGTGAACATCGCCTTAGCCAACGAACTCGCCACGCTCACCGACGAGTTGGGCATCGACGTGAACGAGGCCATCGAGACGGCGAACACCCAGCCGTTCTGTGAGATTCACGCGCCCGGTCCGGGCGTGGGCGGCCACTGCATCCCCTACTACCCGTACTTCGTCATCAACGGCTTCGAGACCGACTCGCCGCTGCTCGAAACCGCCCGCGAGGTCAACGACTCGATGCCGGAGTTCACCGTCGAGACGCTGGCCCGCGAACTCGACGCCGAGGGGAAGTCCCCCGACGAGACCACCGTGGCGCTCCTCGGGCTGACCTACCGGCCGGGCGTCGAGGAGACCCGCGCGACGCCCGCCGAACCAATCGCGGAACGACTCTCGAACCTCGGCGCGACGGTGCTGGGCGTGGACCCGATGCTGGACGACGCCGAGGAGTTCGACCTCGAAAAGATATCGCAAGATGCGCTTTACGAGCGCGACCTCGACGCGATAGTGCTGGTGACGCCGCATAGCGAGTTCGACGCAATCGAGTGGGAGCGGTTCGACCCGCTCGCGGTCGTGGACGGCCGCCAGAGCCTCGACCTCGCGGAGACCGACCACCGCGTCTACACCATCGGGAGCGGGTAG
- a CDS encoding Gfo/Idh/MocA family protein, producing the protein MTDTATDVPDDVTNAAVIGVGSMGRHHARVYSELPTVNLVGVFDVDDEQAREVAADHGATALELDALLDAADVASVAVPTQFHAEMARDCIDRGVDVLVEKPFVDDPEVGRELIDRAADAGVTIQVGHVERFNPAIRALADIVADLDVIAVDAQRLGPPPEGREVDESAVLDLMIHDIDVVLAMLGESPESVTAHGARNNQYATADLTFADGTVASLTASRVTQQRVRKLAITAESCRVNVDYIDRSVEIHRHSLPEYIEDNGDVRYRHESIVERPTVQTGEPLKNELEAFVAAATGDGDPVVSGEDGLRVLEVAREIHEAAATTADDRSEPEVSAR; encoded by the coding sequence ATGACCGACACCGCGACCGACGTGCCCGACGACGTGACGAACGCCGCGGTAATCGGCGTCGGGAGCATGGGTCGCCACCACGCTCGCGTGTACAGCGAACTGCCGACCGTGAACCTCGTCGGCGTCTTCGACGTTGACGACGAGCAGGCCCGCGAGGTCGCCGCCGACCACGGGGCGACGGCGTTGGAACTGGACGCCCTCCTCGACGCGGCCGACGTGGCCTCCGTCGCGGTGCCGACCCAGTTCCACGCCGAGATGGCCCGCGACTGCATCGACCGCGGCGTGGACGTGCTGGTCGAGAAGCCCTTCGTGGACGACCCCGAGGTCGGCCGGGAACTCATCGACCGCGCGGCCGACGCGGGCGTGACGATTCAGGTCGGCCACGTCGAGCGGTTCAACCCCGCGATTCGGGCGCTGGCCGACATCGTTGCCGACTTGGACGTAATCGCGGTGGACGCCCAGCGACTCGGCCCGCCGCCGGAAGGCCGAGAGGTGGACGAGAGCGCGGTGCTGGACCTGATGATTCACGACATCGACGTGGTGCTGGCGATGCTCGGCGAGTCGCCCGAGAGCGTCACCGCCCACGGCGCGAGGAACAACCAGTACGCGACAGCGGACCTGACGTTCGCCGACGGGACCGTCGCCTCGCTGACCGCGAGCAGAGTCACCCAACAGCGCGTCCGGAAGCTGGCCATCACGGCCGAGAGCTGTCGGGTCAACGTCGATTACATCGACCGGTCGGTCGAGATTCACCGCCACTCGCTCCCGGAGTACATCGAGGACAACGGCGACGTGCGCTACCGCCACGAGAGCATCGTGGAGCGACCGACCGTCCAGACCGGCGAACCGCTCAAAAACGAGTTGGAGGCGTTCGTCGCGGCCGCGACCGGCGACGGCGACCCGGTGGTCTCGGGCGAGGACGGCCTGCGGGTCCTCGAAGTCGCGCGCGAGATTCACGAGGCGGCCGCGACCACCGCCGACGACCGCTCCGAGCCGGAGGTGAGCGCCCGGTGA
- a CDS encoding DegT/DnrJ/EryC1/StrS family aminotransferase, translating into MSVPIADPEMGEREIERVREVMESGHIADGPEVRAFEDEFAAMCEADHGVATSNGTTALHTAFEALGVGEGDAVVTTPFSFVASANAIRLAGAEPVFADIDPETYNLDPVAVEEVVRERDDVAAILPVHLYGLPAEMDALLDIADDYDLAIIEDAAQAHGAEYHGLKVGSLGDAACFSLYPTKNMTTGEGGMVTTRRDDVAERAASFVNHGRPPEGGYRHVRVGHNFRLTSIAAAIGRVQLDRLSDYNEARRSNAAYLTDSLADADVATPTEPDGRTHVYHQYTIRTDDREGLADYLDEVGVGTGVYYPTPIHEQPAYEAVSHDAPVAERAAAEALSLPVHPNVSEQDLRTIVSAIQEYER; encoded by the coding sequence ATGAGCGTCCCCATCGCCGACCCCGAGATGGGCGAGCGCGAGATAGAACGCGTCCGGGAGGTCATGGAGTCGGGCCACATCGCCGACGGGCCGGAGGTCCGGGCCTTCGAAGACGAGTTCGCGGCGATGTGCGAGGCCGACCACGGCGTCGCCACGAGCAACGGGACGACCGCGCTCCACACCGCCTTCGAGGCGCTGGGCGTCGGAGAGGGCGACGCGGTGGTGACGACGCCGTTCTCGTTCGTCGCCAGCGCGAACGCGATTCGACTCGCCGGGGCCGAACCGGTCTTCGCCGACATCGACCCCGAGACGTACAACCTCGACCCGGTGGCGGTCGAGGAGGTCGTCCGCGAGCGCGACGACGTGGCCGCGATTCTCCCGGTCCACCTCTACGGGCTTCCAGCCGAGATGGACGCCCTGCTGGACATCGCCGACGACTACGACCTCGCGATAATCGAGGACGCCGCGCAGGCTCACGGCGCGGAGTACCACGGGCTGAAGGTGGGGTCGCTCGGCGACGCGGCCTGCTTCTCGCTGTACCCGACGAAGAACATGACCACCGGCGAGGGCGGGATGGTCACGACCCGACGCGACGACGTGGCCGAACGAGCCGCGAGTTTCGTCAACCACGGTCGCCCGCCCGAGGGCGGGTACCGCCACGTCCGAGTCGGACACAACTTCCGGCTGACCTCCATCGCGGCCGCCATCGGTCGGGTCCAGTTGGACCGGCTGTCGGACTACAACGAGGCCCGGCGGTCGAACGCCGCCTACCTCACCGACTCACTGGCCGACGCCGACGTGGCGACGCCCACCGAACCCGACGGCCGAACCCACGTCTACCACCAGTACACGATTCGGACCGACGACCGCGAGGGACTGGCCGACTATTTGGACGAGGTGGGCGTCGGCACCGGCGTCTACTACCCGACGCCCATCCACGAACAACCGGCCTACGAGGCCGTGAGCCACGACGCGCCGGTCGCCGAGCGCGCCGCCGCCGAGGCGCTGTCGCTCCCGGTGCATCCGAACGTCTCCGAACAGGACCTCCGAACCATCGTCTCCGCGATTCAAGAGTATGAACGCTGA
- a CDS encoding DapH/DapD/GlmU-related protein — protein sequence MGEECTVSPNATVGHRHREEADPPRIGDRATIRSGSIVYADVVIGDDFTTGHGVLVREETAVGDDVVVGTNTVIDGTTTVGSHVSLQTGVYVPTNTTIGDEVFVGPNAVLTNDAYPIREEYDLDGPTLEDHVSVGANATLLPGVTVGEGSFVAAGAVVTEDVPPETLAVGAPAQFRDLPDELRGGNEIA from the coding sequence TTGGGCGAGGAGTGTACCGTCTCGCCGAACGCCACGGTCGGCCACCGCCACCGCGAGGAGGCCGACCCACCGCGCATCGGCGACCGGGCGACGATTCGCTCGGGGAGCATCGTCTACGCCGACGTGGTAATCGGCGACGACTTCACCACCGGCCACGGCGTGCTGGTGCGCGAGGAGACCGCCGTCGGCGACGACGTGGTGGTCGGCACGAACACCGTCATCGACGGGACCACGACCGTCGGGTCGCACGTCAGTCTCCAGACGGGCGTCTACGTGCCGACGAACACGACCATCGGCGACGAGGTGTTCGTCGGACCGAACGCGGTGTTGACCAACGACGCCTACCCCATCCGCGAGGAGTACGACCTCGACGGCCCGACGCTGGAAGACCACGTGTCGGTCGGCGCGAACGCGACCCTGTTGCCCGGCGTCACCGTCGGCGAAGGCTCGTTCGTCGCGGCCGGAGCGGTCGTGACCGAGGACGTGCCCCCGGAGACGCTGGCGGTGGGCGCGCCCGCCCAGTTCCGGGACCTGCCCGATGAGTTGCGAGGGGGCAACGAGATAGCATGA
- a CDS encoding DUF7344 domain-containing protein produces MSRADELSQDEVFEVLKSPRRRYALYYLRREGGETELSDLTEQVAAWENETTPAALSTEQRKRVYISLYQTHLPKLDEANIVEYDRDEGIVRLGDRASDLDIYLGDVSREEFPWDRYYLGLVGASSLLVAAVWLNLPPFGMIPGLVLATLILVVFGVSALVHYFKYRRGGNVGTPPEIHRVNGQEN; encoded by the coding sequence ATGTCTCGCGCTGACGAGCTCTCTCAGGACGAGGTCTTCGAGGTTCTGAAGAGCCCCCGGCGTCGGTACGCGCTGTACTACCTCCGGCGGGAGGGCGGCGAAACCGAACTGTCGGACCTGACCGAACAGGTCGCGGCGTGGGAGAACGAGACGACTCCCGCGGCGCTCTCGACCGAACAGCGCAAGCGCGTGTACATCTCCCTCTACCAGACCCACCTCCCGAAACTCGACGAGGCGAACATCGTGGAGTACGACCGCGACGAGGGTATCGTCCGACTCGGCGACCGAGCCTCGGACCTCGACATCTATCTGGGCGACGTATCCCGCGAGGAGTTCCCGTGGGACCGGTACTACCTTGGACTCGTGGGCGCGAGTTCCCTGCTGGTCGCGGCGGTCTGGCTGAATCTCCCTCCCTTCGGGATGATTCCCGGTCTCGTGCTGGCGACGCTTATCCTCGTGGTGTTCGGCGTCTCGGCGCTCGTCCACTACTTCAAGTACAGACGCGGCGGTAACGTCGGCACGCCGCCCGAAATACATCGCGTCAATGGACAGGAAAATTAG
- the glmM gene encoding phosphoglucosamine mutase produces the protein MFGTSGIRGRIGDEVTCDLALAVGRALASEGYGSVVVGRDARESGRMLADAAVSGLRECGADAIRLGEQATPTVARSVGWRDADAGLMVTASHNPAPDNGLKLWNPSGQAFDERQREAIAARVREENYDLRAWDDLGEETAWDAARERHAQAVTSAAAPGDCSIVVDAGNGVGGVTAEALRRLGHDVRTLNDRPDGTFPARPSEPTAENCRGLSAFVAATDADLGIAHDGDADRMRAVTASGEFVAGDLLLAVFAREAATPGDEVAVPVDTSLTVADTLEAQGAIVTRTRVGDVYVAERATDSGVAFGGEPSGAWIWPDETLCPDGPLAACRLAGLVARRGSLDRLVGEIETYPLERGSVETDRKAAAMERVRDRLLGEYDDVTTLDGVRVGTDDGWLLVRASGTQSLIRVTAEARSEERTEQLFTKAETAVEEGIRAVERASVEGESERASRRS, from the coding sequence ATGTTCGGAACCAGCGGCATCCGCGGACGAATCGGCGACGAAGTGACTTGCGACCTCGCGCTGGCGGTCGGGCGCGCGCTCGCCAGCGAGGGCTACGGGAGCGTAGTAGTCGGCAGAGACGCCCGCGAGAGCGGACGGATGCTGGCCGACGCCGCGGTCTCGGGCCTCCGGGAATGTGGCGCGGACGCGATTCGGCTCGGCGAACAAGCCACTCCCACGGTCGCCCGGAGCGTCGGCTGGCGCGACGCCGACGCGGGCCTGATGGTGACCGCCAGCCACAACCCGGCCCCGGACAACGGGCTGAAGCTCTGGAACCCCTCGGGACAGGCCTTCGACGAGCGCCAACGGGAGGCCATCGCGGCTCGCGTGCGCGAAGAAAACTACGACCTCCGGGCGTGGGACGACCTCGGCGAGGAGACCGCGTGGGACGCCGCCCGCGAGCGCCACGCGCAGGCGGTCACGAGCGCGGCCGCGCCCGGCGACTGCTCGATAGTCGTGGACGCGGGCAACGGCGTCGGAGGGGTCACCGCCGAGGCGCTCCGACGACTCGGCCACGACGTGCGGACGCTCAACGACCGGCCGGACGGGACGTTTCCCGCGCGCCCGAGCGAGCCGACCGCCGAGAACTGCCGGGGTCTCTCGGCGTTCGTCGCCGCGACCGACGCCGACCTCGGCATCGCCCACGACGGCGACGCCGACCGGATGCGCGCGGTCACCGCGTCGGGCGAGTTCGTTGCGGGCGACCTCCTGCTGGCGGTGTTCGCCCGCGAGGCCGCGACGCCCGGCGACGAGGTGGCGGTTCCCGTGGATACGAGTCTCACCGTCGCCGACACGCTGGAAGCACAGGGAGCCATCGTCACGCGCACGCGCGTGGGAGACGTGTACGTCGCCGAGCGCGCGACCGACTCCGGCGTTGCCTTCGGCGGCGAACCCAGCGGCGCGTGGATATGGCCCGACGAGACGCTGTGTCCCGACGGCCCACTCGCGGCGTGTCGGCTCGCGGGACTGGTCGCCCGTCGCGGGTCGCTCGACCGACTCGTCGGCGAAATCGAGACGTATCCGCTCGAACGCGGCAGCGTCGAGACCGACCGGAAGGCGGCCGCGATGGAGCGCGTTCGGGACCGACTTCTCGGCGAGTACGACGACGTGACCACCCTAGACGGTGTGCGGGTCGGGACCGACGACGGGTGGCTCCTCGTGCGCGCGAGCGGGACCCAATCGCTGATTCGGGTGACTGCCGAGGCCAGAAGCGAAGAGCGAACCGAACAGTTGTTCACAAAAGCCGAAACCGCCGTCGAGGAGGGGATTCGCGCGGTCGAACGTGCCAGCGTCGAGGGAGAATCCGAGCGGGCGAGTCGTCGGAGTTAA
- a CDS encoding right-handed parallel beta-helix repeat-containing protein produces the protein MARDDTARDRSSDESLLDRRSYLKMAGAAAATVGAAGVSANAAQGAEYDTIKVPANSRKVIKVRAGETFENKLIDITADGAHVKLLTYGSGWTVRNVGVKGENNDRNGTYGTFYLRCTDDGEALAENIYMGDGAADRCGHAAMSDWDNHGTVTIRNVNISGWSADGMYMSHSGVSQSHGMGATQVENAYLKNNNIENCRLGAPGCYIKDSVIHVESQDAVSSNQSGQVNARGLWFKEQSGIKAINCDISVQGSHAVFASDGGSGTLENCRVEGPITGPVEEVNVSGDPDLTPPASVPMSAEEAASGEIDSSQNTSSPANETTTGDETTTDGETTTDDQSDDGSAAQPAGTLFELVPADDASSVKYEFTVEGSVRGRATAPDGGHTAEAADSVTDNGDGTVTVSGVAGNGYGDAFYVDGAITAVSLDESVWTLRLGGDEVAVDDLTLPNKLVIDGANRPRQAADYTFEVSGAARKSTELGSIQKNDSVSSGEITGSVFGGKDGYRFSGEITGFSLDGPASVRVEDGS, from the coding sequence ATGGCACGCGACGATACGGCACGCGACCGCAGTTCGGACGAATCGCTACTCGACCGCCGCTCGTACCTGAAGATGGCCGGAGCGGCAGCGGCAACAGTCGGGGCGGCAGGCGTCTCCGCGAACGCCGCCCAAGGCGCGGAGTACGACACCATCAAGGTCCCCGCGAACAGCCGGAAGGTCATCAAGGTCCGGGCGGGCGAGACGTTCGAGAACAAACTCATCGACATCACGGCCGACGGCGCGCACGTGAAGCTCCTGACCTACGGTAGCGGTTGGACGGTCCGGAACGTCGGCGTCAAGGGCGAGAACAACGACCGGAACGGAACCTACGGCACGTTCTACCTCCGTTGCACCGACGACGGCGAGGCGCTGGCCGAGAACATCTACATGGGCGACGGCGCGGCCGACCGGTGTGGCCACGCGGCGATGTCCGACTGGGACAACCACGGGACGGTGACGATTCGCAACGTCAACATCAGCGGCTGGTCGGCAGACGGGATGTACATGTCCCACTCGGGCGTCTCTCAGAGTCACGGCATGGGCGCGACGCAGGTGGAGAACGCCTACCTGAAGAACAACAACATCGAGAACTGTCGGCTCGGCGCGCCCGGTTGTTACATCAAGGACAGCGTCATCCACGTCGAGAGTCAGGACGCCGTCTCGTCCAACCAGTCCGGACAGGTCAACGCCCGCGGTCTCTGGTTCAAAGAACAGTCCGGAATCAAAGCTATCAACTGCGACATCTCGGTTCAGGGTTCACACGCCGTCTTCGCCAGTGACGGCGGTTCGGGCACGCTAGAGAACTGCCGGGTCGAAGGTCCCATCACCGGACCTGTCGAGGAGGTCAACGTTTCGGGCGACCCGGACCTCACCCCGCCCGCGAGCGTCCCGATGTCGGCCGAGGAGGCCGCCTCGGGCGAAATCGACTCGTCGCAGAACACCTCGTCGCCCGCGAACGAGACGACCACGGGCGACGAGACGACCACGGACGGCGAGACCACGACCGACGACCAATCCGACGACGGGTCCGCGGCCCAACCCGCAGGCACGCTCTTCGAGTTGGTCCCCGCCGACGACGCCTCCAGCGTCAAGTACGAGTTCACCGTCGAGGGAAGCGTCCGCGGTCGCGCGACCGCCCCCGACGGCGGCCACACCGCGGAAGCGGCCGACAGCGTGACCGACAACGGCGACGGCACGGTGACGGTCTCCGGCGTGGCGGGCAACGGCTACGGCGACGCCTTCTACGTGGATGGCGCGATCACCGCGGTGAGTCTGGACGAGAGCGTCTGGACGCTCCGCCTCGGCGGCGACGAAGTCGCGGTGGACGACCTGACGCTCCCGAACAAGCTGGTCATCGACGGAGCCAACCGCCCGCGGCAGGCGGCCGACTACACCTTCGAGGTCAGCGGCGCGGCCCGCAAGAGTACCGAACTCGGCTCCATCCAGAAGAACGACAGCGTTTCGAGCGGCGAGATTACCGGGTCGGTGTTCGGCGGCAAGGACGGCTACCGCTTCTCGGGCGAGATCACCGGCTTCAGCCTCGACGGCCCCGCCAGCGTCCGGGTCGAGGACGGGTCCTGA